The following proteins come from a genomic window of Sinorhizobium fredii NGR234:
- a CDS encoding ABC transporter permease: MRKAMKTKRNLVTAALVAPAAAWLTVFLVLPFIAMLVFAFGERAPEGGYQAAFTFAQFANLPTRAAAFWNTLLLAPAGALLCLLVAYPVAYYLALKANPRFRLILVSLVVVPFWTSLLVRTYAWMYILGSRGIPHLLAMIGIEDVRLLNTPGAVLLGIVYGYLPLMIMPIYVSLEKLDRRLLEASADLGAKPVSSFFGVTLPLSLPGVMTGVALVTILLLGEYLIPQLLGGGKVFFIGNALVDLFLQSRNWPFGSAIAVTLVAVVVIVLMVAMRIAWKVAGTRQVDLV, translated from the coding sequence ATGCGTAAGGCAATGAAGACGAAGAGGAACCTGGTAACGGCGGCGCTGGTTGCGCCGGCGGCCGCGTGGCTGACCGTCTTCCTGGTCCTTCCTTTCATCGCCATGCTCGTCTTCGCCTTCGGTGAACGCGCGCCGGAGGGCGGCTATCAGGCCGCCTTCACCTTTGCGCAGTTCGCCAATCTCCCGACACGGGCGGCCGCCTTCTGGAACACGCTGCTGCTGGCGCCCGCGGGCGCCCTGCTCTGCCTGCTTGTCGCCTACCCTGTCGCCTATTACCTCGCGCTCAAAGCGAACCCGCGCTTCCGTTTAATCCTCGTGTCGCTCGTCGTGGTGCCTTTCTGGACGAGCCTGCTCGTGCGCACCTACGCCTGGATGTATATTCTCGGCTCGCGCGGCATTCCCCACCTGCTCGCGATGATCGGGATCGAGGACGTCCGCCTGCTCAACACGCCCGGAGCCGTGCTGCTCGGCATCGTCTATGGCTACCTGCCGCTGATGATCATGCCTATCTATGTGAGCCTCGAAAAGCTCGATCGGCGTCTTCTGGAGGCCTCCGCCGATCTTGGGGCGAAGCCGGTCTCGAGCTTCTTCGGCGTAACCCTGCCCCTGTCGCTCCCGGGCGTCATGACCGGTGTCGCGCTCGTGACCATCTTGCTTCTCGGCGAGTATCTGATCCCGCAGCTTCTCGGTGGCGGCAAGGTCTTCTTCATCGGCAACGCGCTGGTCGATCTTTTCCTACAGTCGCGTAACTGGCCTTTCGGTTCGGCGATCGCCGTCACGCTGGTCGCAGTTGTGGTCATTGTGCTCATGGTCGCGATGCGCATTGCCTGGAAGGTCGCCGGAACAAGACAGGTGGATCTCGTCTGA
- a CDS encoding polyamine ABC transporter substrate-binding protein — MTKWYRKNAPITADKLADELMRLKRGSVTRRHFLGVTGLGLATAVLARQPGIFNATAFAEDLGTQMSIATWPNYHDPATFEAFKAATGVAVEVNVFGSNEEMLAKLQAGGTGWDLFVPTNYTISTYVKLGLIDELDMSKLPNYDASTENPRFTNEGIVDGKTYALPKNWGTTGIALNSDKIKKPVTSWKDFFEVAMAEADGRAMVHDYQLTTIGNALVSLGFSFNSIKPDELAKAEEVLIKVKPHLYAINSDYQPAMRATDAWMTMCWTNDGAQLNRDMPEIKFVLGKDGGEIWSDFYAIPKSAANKAAGYALLNYLMAPENAVKEHIANGAPTTDSRVLKLLPAEVTSNKIVYPDEAALTPLEFGAAVTLTDPGRAELMARFKAA, encoded by the coding sequence ATGACGAAGTGGTATAGAAAGAATGCACCGATCACCGCGGACAAGCTTGCTGACGAGTTGATGCGCTTGAAGCGCGGCTCGGTCACCCGCCGTCACTTCCTCGGTGTCACCGGCCTTGGCCTCGCGACCGCGGTGCTGGCGCGCCAACCCGGCATCTTCAACGCGACGGCATTCGCCGAAGATCTTGGCACCCAGATGTCGATCGCGACCTGGCCGAACTATCATGACCCCGCCACCTTCGAGGCTTTCAAGGCCGCAACCGGCGTCGCCGTCGAGGTCAACGTCTTCGGCTCGAACGAGGAGATGCTTGCAAAGCTGCAGGCCGGGGGCACGGGTTGGGACCTCTTCGTGCCCACCAACTACACGATCTCGACCTATGTGAAGCTCGGCCTCATCGACGAACTCGACATGTCGAAGCTGCCGAACTACGACGCCTCGACGGAGAATCCCCGCTTCACGAATGAAGGCATCGTCGACGGCAAGACCTATGCGCTGCCGAAGAACTGGGGAACGACCGGAATCGCGCTGAATTCCGACAAGATCAAGAAGCCCGTCACGAGTTGGAAGGACTTCTTCGAGGTGGCGATGGCCGAGGCCGACGGCCGCGCCATGGTGCACGACTACCAGCTCACCACCATCGGCAATGCCTTGGTATCGCTTGGCTTCTCCTTCAATTCGATCAAGCCCGATGAACTCGCCAAGGCAGAGGAGGTTCTGATCAAGGTCAAGCCGCATCTCTACGCGATCAACAGCGATTACCAGCCGGCCATGCGCGCGACCGACGCCTGGATGACCATGTGTTGGACCAACGACGGCGCTCAGCTCAATCGCGACATGCCGGAAATCAAGTTCGTGCTCGGTAAGGACGGCGGCGAGATTTGGTCGGACTTCTACGCGATCCCGAAGAGCGCGGCCAACAAGGCTGCGGGATATGCCCTGCTCAACTACCTGATGGCGCCCGAAAACGCCGTCAAGGAGCACATCGCCAACGGCGCGCCGACGACCGACAGCCGCGTCCTGAAGCTGCTGCCGGCAGAGGTGACTTCGAACAAGATCGTTTATCCGGACGAAGCGGCGCTGACCCCGCTCGAATTCGGCGCCGCCGTAACGCTCACCGACCCGGGCCGCGCGGAGCTGATGGCGCGCTTCAAGGCGGCTTGA
- a CDS encoding ABC transporter ATP-binding protein, with protein sequence MTSASTNDIEFRSVTKRYGSVTAVSDINLTVPRGAFVALLGPSGCGKTTCLRMIGGFEQPSEGAVYIGGDPMNGVPAYRRPVNMVFQQYALFPHLDVEQNVAYGLKQMRPRIAPVEIARRTQEALELVRLGGYDKRRIHELSGGQQQRVALARAIVNKPKVLLLDEPLAALDKKLRTAMQIELQSLQRELGITFVLVTHDQEEALSMSDLVCVMSTGRIVQIGPPQEIYDRPASLFVADFVGKTNRIAATIEPDASAIRFANGVSLQKPSRANGTVGPALVALRPEAISIVRAGDATLQGIVTHRIFLGSSVEYSVEVDGLGDFLVTADRRSLDESALAEPGERIGLVFDPNAMHVFPA encoded by the coding sequence GTGACATCCGCTTCGACGAACGACATCGAATTCCGTTCGGTTACCAAACGCTATGGCAGCGTGACGGCCGTGTCGGACATCAACCTCACCGTACCCAGAGGCGCGTTCGTGGCGCTGCTGGGCCCCTCCGGCTGTGGCAAGACCACGTGCCTGCGCATGATCGGCGGTTTCGAGCAGCCGAGCGAGGGCGCCGTTTATATCGGTGGCGACCCGATGAACGGTGTCCCGGCCTATCGCCGTCCGGTCAACATGGTCTTCCAGCAATATGCGCTGTTCCCCCATCTCGACGTCGAGCAGAACGTCGCCTACGGGCTGAAGCAGATGCGCCCGCGCATCGCGCCTGTCGAGATCGCCCGCCGCACGCAGGAGGCGCTCGAACTGGTGCGCCTCGGCGGCTACGACAAGCGCCGCATCCATGAACTATCCGGCGGTCAGCAGCAGCGCGTGGCGCTTGCTCGCGCCATCGTCAACAAGCCAAAGGTGCTGCTTCTCGACGAACCGCTCGCGGCGCTCGACAAGAAGCTGCGCACAGCCATGCAGATCGAGCTCCAGAGCCTGCAGCGCGAGCTCGGCATCACCTTCGTTCTCGTTACCCATGACCAGGAAGAAGCGCTGTCGATGAGCGACCTCGTCTGCGTCATGAGTACCGGCCGCATCGTCCAGATTGGACCGCCCCAGGAAATATACGACCGCCCCGCAAGCCTCTTCGTCGCCGATTTCGTCGGCAAGACGAACCGCATCGCCGCGACAATCGAACCGGACGCAAGCGCGATCCGGTTCGCCAACGGGGTCAGCCTTCAAAAGCCCTCGCGCGCCAACGGCACGGTCGGCCCGGCCTTGGTGGCCCTGCGCCCTGAAGCGATCAGCATCGTTCGCGCTGGCGATGCAACTCTCCAGGGCATTGTTACCCACCGCATCTTTCTCGGTTCATCAGTCGAATACTCGGTCGAGGTCGATGGGCTCGGCGATTTTCTCGTCACCGCCGATCGCCGCAGTCTCGATGAAAGCGCGCTCGCGGAGCCCGGGGAAAGGATCGGGCTCGTCTTCGACCCAAACGCAATGCATGTTTTTCCGGCCTGA